The nucleotide sequence CCAAGCACCTTCAGGAATTGTCGCCGGTTCAGGTCCACGCGTGGTTTCCTCCCGCACTCATCGTTTCCATCCGCCGGCGGTTCTCCCTTTCGGCACAGCCCGTTTTAAATGCACGCGCTTCGCGCGAACTCCACGGTGTTTGTGCCGGTGTCTGCCCAGTGGGTAAATCAGTTGCTCTGCCCGGGTGTTGAAGGCGGCCGGCCTGGGCGCCGCCTTCATACTGCCGGTTCAGTAACTGACATACCCTCGATTTGTGGCAACCATTCCTACATATTTCTTAACGGCCAGTTTCACGCTCCCAGACGGCGCACGGAACAGGCGTAGGCGCGGGTTTCGGGCACCGCGACCGGCCGATTGGCCAGAAGGTCATCGAGCGCGTTTCGAAGGTCGCTGACCTTCACTTTCTTCGGCTCGAAAATGTTGTCGTCCACGCGGCCGTGGTAGCGCAGAATCCCCTGGCGATCGACGATCCACGCTTCTGTCGTGCACGCCGCGTGAAGCGCGCCCGCCGCCACGAAGCCACGGTCGTAGGCTACCAGGTATTCGCAATGCTGCCGGCGGGCGAAGGCGCGGGTCTCGGTCTCGGTCTCGTTCTGGTTGGGGTTGAACGCCCACACCTCAACGCCCCGGGGACGGTAGTCCCGGTTGATCGCGTTGATCCGGGGAACGTACGACTCGCTGCAGGGACACCTGTTTCCCTGAACGAGCAGGACGACGATCTTGCCGCGCGCATCCTTAAGGGCATGGCGGTCCCCGGTGGTATCGTACAGGGCGAAATTGGGCATGGGGCCGTTGATGATCAAGCCCGCTGTCCCTTTAGAGGCGGCGGGGGCGTTTGCTTTGAGCTGGGCCGACCAGGAATGGGGTCCCCACCGCCGGATTCGCTGAGACCCGACGGTGACACCGATGGTCGCCAAAACGACGGCCAGTGCAAAGATCAGGAAGTACTTTGGGTTCATCGTTCAGCCTCCATAGGCGCAATCATAGCACGTTAGCTATCCGCCGGACCCCGGCCGGCGAGGTCGGGAACTGCGCTGCCCTTCCACTTCGTACCGCTCGTTCCCCGCTGCGCACCGCTCAAGATGCCGCCAACTCCCGCCACGCCGCGCGACTCCTGCCTCCTGCCTCCTGTCTGCTATGATGAATCTGGAATGCAACCCCGCCAAAACATCGTCGTGGGCATCGCCGGCGGCACGGGCTCCGGCAAGACGACCCTCGCCCGCGCCATCCGGGCACGTCTCGCGCCGCACCAGCCTCTCCTGCTGCACCAGGACTCCTACTACAAGGACACCGGCGCCTGCACCGAGGAGGAAAAAGAGCGCACGAATTTCGACCATCCGGACGCTTTCGACACCGCGTTGCTGGTGGAGCATCTCGCCGCGCTGAAGGCAGGCCGGGCGGTGCACCACCCGGTTTACGATTTCTCGCGGCACGCGCGCAGCGGCTACACCAAGGTGGAACCCGCGCCCATCATCCTGCTGGAGGGCATACTGATCCTCGCGGAACCGGCGTTGCGGGCCATCATCGATGTGCCGCTGTTCGTCGATACGCCGGATGACATCCGCTTTATGCGCCGTCTGCGCCGGGACATCCAGTCGCGCGGCCGGTCGCTGGACAGCGTCTATCGCCAGTACCTCTCCACGGTTCGTCCGATGCACCTTCAGTTCGTCGAACCCAGCAAGCAGTTCGCGCGGTTGATCGTGCCGGAAGGCGGGCACAACGAGATGGCGGTGGACGTGGTCACTTCCTACATTCAGCGCACCGTCGCGCCGAGGGCGGGGGAGAGGTAAAGCCGCCGCGATGCCGCCGAGAGCCCCGACCCGACGCGCTCCTTTCCGGGGTGAACTCCCGGCTTCCGACATCGTCCGCCAGTACGCCTCCACGGAGGACGCCGCTCCCATTGCCGTGGCGCTTTACGAGGAGGCGCTGCGCCGCATCCTGGCGGTCGCCAGGCAGCAGGAGGTTGCCGAGCCGCCACACCCGGCGTATGGACCGTTGGCGCAGATTGCCGTAAACGCTCTGGCCCTCTATCCCGTTTCCCTCGATGAGGCTGTGCCCGGTGCGCTCAATCCCGAATGGCTTGAGGAATTCCATCGCCTCTCCAGGCCCGACGCCGATCATAAGCGCCACGGCCGATGGTACACGCCGCGCCCGATCGCGCGCTATATGGCCCGCCGCGCCCTGGAGATGGCCGCGCTCCGGCGGCCGATGGACAACATCACCGTCCTTGATCCTGCCTGCGGTTGCGGTGCGCTCCTCGTGCCGGTCTTCGAGGAGGTTGTCGCATTCCATCGCCGTCGGGAACCGCGCGCGAAAGCGCCGGATGTCGTGCGCCATTCGCTGGAGCACATCATCGCCGCCGACGTCGATCCGCGGGCGCTCGAAACCGCGCTGATCCGCCTGAACATTGCCGCGGAACGCCTCGCCGGTGAGCGCATCCACGCGGCGCCGCAGACCTACTGCGGCGATACGCTCACCGTGCGGCCCGCCGCCATTGCCCCGGAGGGGGTGGACGTGGTCGTCATGAACCCTCCATACCTTGGCAACCGGTATTTCGCGTCGCTGAAGAACCCCGAGAAGGCGCGCATCGCGCTGCGAAAGGCATTCGGCTGGAACGACGACCTCTACGCGCACTTCCTCCATCGCGCGTGGGACTGGCTGCGCCCCGGGGGCTGCGTCTGCGCGATCACATCCGACACGTTCCTGACCATCGCCTCCAAGGCGCGCACGCGCGATACATTGCGCACGCACGCGCTGCGCGAGATCGTCCGCGTCCCGGCCTCGGCGTTCGCTGCCAGCGTCAACACGTGCATCACCCTGGCGGTCCGCGCCGAGCCCGAGTTGTTCGACACGATCGACTACGTGGACGCCCGCGAAGCCCCGGAAGAAGCGTGGGAAACCCTCGAAACGGAACCGCCGCCCAAGGGAGTCGAACGCCTGCATGTGCCCGCTCAAGCCTATGCCGACCCCACCATCCCGTTCTTCCGCCCCACACCCCGCGCGGTGGACCTGTACAACCGGTATTTCGCGGAGACGGGGTCCGAGTCCCGAGTTCCGAGTGACGACCCTTATACCCGACACCCGGCACCCGGTACCCAGCCCCCCCATCTCTGCCGCCTCGGCGAGGTCGCGCCGGCAAAGGACTGCGGCATCAACAGTGGAAACGTCCGCCACCGCATCTTCTTCATCCAGGAAGCGCCCGGACTGCGAAAGCTGATCCAGGGACGCCAGTTGGAGCGCTATATCGTGCGCTGGGACAGCCCCAATGCGCAGTACAAATGGGTGGACATCGACTACCAGCCCGACCCCGAGCGGCGCGGGCAGGGGCGCGGGGGCAGGGAATCGCCGCACGCCGAAACGTGGGGGTTCCGCGGCGAACTGGGCCAGTCTCCGCCCGCCGAACGCCTCTTCCTGCGCCAGACCGAGGACGATCTGTTCGCCGCCTATCTCCGCCAATCCGACGACGACCCGGTCTACACGGACAACACGCTTCACACGCTCTTGCTGACCGATGCCGGGCGCGCCCTTGGGCTCACTTACCACTATCTGCTGGGCCTCCTCAACAGCGCGTTTCTGAACGAGCTTTACCATCTGCTGAGCCAGGAAGAGGGCCGTGCGCAGGCTCAGGTGAAGGTGGCCTACGTCAACCGCCTCCCCATCGCCGTACCAACCGCGGAGCAGCGCGAAGAGGTAGAGCACTGGGTGTACCAGGCCATCGAAGCGCAGGAGATGGGCCAGCCCATCACCGCCATCCAGTGGCAACTGGACACGCTGGTGGCAGGGCTTTATCAGGGCTGAGGGCTGTGGCCCGAGGGCTGAGAACCGATGCGCCGAGGGAAATGTCGCGCGGGCGCCCTCGCCCGTTTCGGGGGCATCCTGAGCGAAGCGGAGCGATGAACGAACGCAGCGAAGTCGAAGGACCGGCTCCCGCCGCTAGACATCACCAACCACTGAACCCCACAGTGCCTCAGCAGGCTGGCATGGCGGCAAGGCGCGGTGATTTATCAGACGAATCTACGGAGGGCAGACTGATGGACTGGGGTGCATTCTTGGGTGGTGTCATGACAACAGCTGTCGTCGTGTTGCTGTTACTCGCATATCGACGATGGCGATAGCCTGCCGACCAACCTAGGTAATGATGATCGATACTCATTGGAGCGTGGGCGTAGTGTGGTGGCGCCATTTCTCACCTGATACCCCACCGATTTCTCTGCGTGATAGGGCAAGTGGCGTTTTTGACGGTCGGTATAGCGCTCGCGGTGTCGGACTACTTGGGCACGCGCGGCAAAACGCAATGCGGGCGAGTAGGCTGGGGCATCGCTCCGAGGCGGATGCGAGCGGGGCGCCCGCGCTCCATTGCCCAGCCTCAGCCCTCAGCCCTTGCCCCTCAGCCCTCAGCCCTCCCACCGCGCTACAATTGGTTTAGGAGGCCCCATGAACGAGCTTGTGTTTCTGGTGGAAGAAGCGCCCGAAGGCGGATTCACGGCCCGCGCACTGGGCGAATCCATATTCACAGAGGCGGACACACTGGACGAGATTCCAGCGCGTGTTCGTGACGCCGTGCGATGCCATTTCGAACCGGGGGCAGAGCCGCGCGTCCTCCGCCTTCACCACGTTCGAGACGAGGTTATCGCGGCGTGAGACTGCCGCGTGACTTGTCCGGCAGCGGCCTGGCCTTCGGGCTGCAGCGCCTTGGTTACACCGCCACGCGTCAAACCGGCAGCCACCTTCGCCTTACCACACAGAGGAACGGCGAGCACCATGTGACCGTGCCGTTGCATGGAGCGTTGCGCGTTGGAACCATCGCAGGAATCCTCTCGGATGTAGCCGCCCACTTCGGCCTGACTCGTGACGAGATATCAGAGCGAATATTCGGCAACTAAACGTCGGACGCTGGCGCTACCGGATGGTGGATGCGGGCGGGGCGCCCGCGCTCCGTTGCCCAGCCTCAGCCCTCAGCCCTCAGCCCTCAGCCCTCGGCTTTCAGCCCTTGCCCCTCAGCCCTCAGCCCTCCCACCGCGCTACAATACCGATGACCTATGGTACGCATCGTCCTCACCTCGGATAATCACCTCAACGCCTATTACGCCAAGATGGGCCCGGCAGTGCTGGCGGAGCGCCGCAAGCGCATCCGAGAACGCTGGCGCGAGGCGGTCAACTACGCCCTCAATCACGATTGCCAGCTCTTCCTCCAGGCCGGCGATCTCTTCGATATGCCGGACCCGCGCACTACGGAACTGGTGGCGGTGGCGCAGGATTTCCGGCGGCTCCACGAAGCCGGCATCCAGGTCTACTGCATAGGCGGCACGCACGACGTCCACCGGATGAGCACCACGGGCGTGCTGGCCTTGCGCATCTACCACGAGGTCGGCCACGCGCACGTTTTCACGAGCGCCGAAAACCCCGCGCCGGTCGTGAAGGAAATCGAAGGGGTACGCATCGCCGTCGGCGGCCTCAGCGTGTCACATACCTTCGGCCGCGGCGACGATCCGCTGAAGGACGTCGTCTACGAGGCGGACGCTGACTTCAAGATCCTGCTCATGCACTACGGCGTGGAGGGCACCATTCATCCGGACGCCACGGAGCCGATCCTGAGCAAGGACTCCCTCTCGAAGATCGGTGTGGACCTGGTCGGCGTGGGCCACGTGCACGATTTCAACCGGTTCATCCTCGGGAAGACGACGGTCCTCGTCCCCGGCAGTACGGAGCGCCACACGTTCGGCGAGAAGACCGTGCACCCCGGATTCTACTACCTGGAGGTCGACCGCAAGGGCCTGCAGAAGGTCGAGCACGTGGACATCGTGCCGCAGCAGATGAAGGAGGAGGTCGTCAAGACCACCGAACTGCCGAACGATGACCCGACTGAAGGGCTGAAGGCCCGCATCCGGGAGGTATCGCACCCGGACCAACTGCTGAAGGTGGTGCTTGCCGGCCCCATGTCGGGTGAGTCCTTCCATAAACTCCGCCTGCGCGACGCCTACGCCGTCGGCGCGGACAGCAATTTCTACTTCGATCTGGATTCGCGTGGCCTTCACGTGTCGGAAGGGCCGCGCCTCGCCCCGGACGACGCGGGCAGCGCCAGCATCAGCCAGCGGCAGGAGATCGCGGACGTCGCGCACGAATTGATGCGGATCGCGCCGACGGAAGAGGAGAAGGCGCTCTATCAGGAAGCGCGCGACCGCATCCTGGCAACGTATACGTAGTGTCCCGCCGGTTGAGTCCGGCGGTTGCAGCGTGACAGGAGAACCGATGGAAGATTTTGAATTTGAAGCCGACGCGATCTACGCCGACCCCGAAATGGCGGACGCGGAGTTCTTCGATTGGGGCGCTCGAAAGACGCTGGTCAATGCGAAGGCGATGGCCGGCGCGGAGCTGACGTTTGCGCTGGTGTGGGTCCTGCCCGGCCAGGAGGACCCGCTCCACCAGCATCCCAACGCGGAGATGGTGGGCCACGTCGTTGGCGGCGAATGCGAGTTTCAGGTTGGCGACGCGCTTTTCCACCTCACCGCGGGCGATACCATCCGTGTCCCACGAGGCGTACCGCATCAGGCCACGTGCACCGGGTGGGAACCGCTGCGGATGATCGTGGCGCAATCGTCCCCAATGGTTGAGACGGTTCCGGTAACCGAGTAGCGCAGGAGGTGGTAACCTTGAAACGCCTTGCCGCTATCACCCTGCTCCTCGGCATCGCGGTGGCCGCGCGCGCATCCTACGATGCCAATACGGGCTGGATCGTCAATGAACACTGGAATTCCGGCGTGCCGCTGGGCGGCATCGGCGTCGGGAAAGTGGAGATCTACCCGGATGGGTGGTTCGGCCGGGCCACAATAAACCACAACTGGGACCGGCCCACCAAAGCCCTCGCGGGCGCCCTCGCGATCGTGTCGGTCACGGATGGCAGGCAGCGCGTTCAGCGAACCCTGCGAATGGCCGCCGCCGCCAACGCTTACAAAGACCGGATACCCAACGTTTTCAAGGTCTCCTACCGCGGCACATTCCCCTCCGCTGAACTGATGTTTCGCGATCCCGCCCTGCCCGTGAAGGTGGATCTGCACGCGTGGTCGTCGTTGATTCCGAACAACGCAAAGGACTCCAGCCTGCCGGTGGCGCATCTGGATTACACGGTCGGTAATCCCACGAGCCGTGCGGTGAAGGTGACATTGGCCCTGGGTTGGCCGAATTACCTGGGCTATGGCGGTCGCCAGGGCAACGGTGAGTGGGCGAGCCTCGCCGGCAATCACGAGATTCCCGCGGACGCCGGCGCCGCCAGAGGCCTCTTGTTCAAGACGCGGCAGAGCTACAAGACGCAGCGCCAGAACGTCGTCGGCGAGTACTTCATGGGCGTCGTCAATCCGGACGAAACGCTCCAGCAGATGCCGACCTTCGACCCCCACGCCTGCCCGATTGCCCAGGTGCTTCCCAAACGGATCGTCGTGGCGACCACCTCCAGTGTGCCGGTGGTCGCTGAACCGTGCGGGGCTGTGGCGGTGACCGTTGACCTCAAACCCGGCGAAGCGAAGACGGTCCCGTTCATCATCGCCTGGGCGATGCCGACGCACCGCGTTACGCACAGGATTATCGCGGGATACGATCGGCCGGCCCGGGACGACACCAATGTCAACCTCATGCTGGACGGCGATCCAGCCACGCGATGGACGACCGCCCGCGCGATGCGTCCCGGCGACGCGGTGGAAATCGATCTGGCGGAGCCACGCGCCCTGGGGTTCCTGACCCTGGATGCGAAGGCGTCGCCGAACGATTATCCACACGGCTACCGGGTGGAGACCTCCAATGGCGGGGCCTGGACACTCGATGCAAGGGCCGGCGCCGCCGCCACAGCGAAATCCGTCAGGGACGGCGTGCTGAAGATCGACCTGCGCGGCATCACGGCGAAGCGCGTCCGCGTGACCAATACCGGCCTCGATGGATTCTATTACTGGTCGATTCACGAACTGGGCCTGACCGACCTGGACGGCAGACGTGTTCCGCTCACAAACCGAATCGTCCACGTTTTCCTCAGCAAACCCATCTACAAGGACCAGACCTCGAATCTCGGGCATTACTGGCAGAACTCCTTTCGGAACGTCACCGAGATCGCGTCCTATGCCGCCGGCAACGCCGCCCGTCTCTGGCGTGAGACCCGCGAGTGGCAGAAGCTCATTGAGAACTCCAACCTGCCGGTCTGGTTCAAGCGCCAGATGCTCAATTCCGCCTTTCCGGCGTTCTCCAATACCGTGTTGACGAAAGACGGGCGGTTTTCCGTTCTCGAAAGCCCGGTCGACATGGGTGGCGCGCTGGGCACGATGGACCAGCGCATGGCGGCGCACGCTCTCTGGATCCAGTTCTTCAGCCGGCAGGACCGCAAAGAGCTCGATATGTACGCCCACGCGCAGGGCCTCACGCCGCAGAACGACGGGCGGATCACCCATTTCGTCGGCAACGTCCACGAGACGCTCGGCGATCCCAACGTCGGCTACGGCGTTACGGACTGGCCGGACCTCAGCGCCTCGTGGATCATGCAGACGCTGAAGGAATACCGATGGACCGGCGACACGGCGTTCCTCAAGCGCAACCTTCCTCACATCGAGAAAGCCGTCGCCTTTTTGAAGGCGGCAGACCGCGACGGCGACGGCATCCCGGAAGGCGGCAGCACCTACGACTACGAGCACCTTCCCCCGGGCGCCTTCATCTACACCGCCAGTTGCACGCTCGGGGCGCTCCAGGCCGCCATCGCGGCCGAACGCCACGTCGGCAACGCCAGGAAGGCCGCGGCATACGAGAAGCAGTTCAAAGCCGTCCAGGTGGCGACGATCAAGCGGCTCTGGACCGGCGATCATTTCCGGAAATGGGCGGCGCCGGACGGTCAGAAGGTGGAGAATACGTTCGTTGCCTCCCTCGCGGGCGACTGGCTGGCGCAGCTATGCGGATTACCGCGCACGCTTCCGCTCAAGATCGTGAACGCTGAGGTATCAAGCCTGCTGAGCCGCCATCTGTGGGCGTTCCAGCCTGTTCCACCGATGGAGGTCCAGCCGGACGGCAGCATCTTCAAGAGTACGTGCTTTGTCATCCAGCACCAGGCTTACCTCGGCGACGAAGCGATCTACCAGGGCTACCCCGACGATGGCATGGAGATGCAGCGTCGCGTCTATGAGATCACCTGGGAGATGAACCGGAGCCCCTGGGACGAATCGCTTATCTACGAGGCTCCCGGCGGCAAGAAGGGTGGCCTCGTCTGCTATATGACCTGCCCGGCCACCTGGCACACCCTCAACGCGCTCACGGGCGCCTCGCTGGACATACCGAACAGGACGCTCTATCTTGCGCCGCACATCCCGAAGGGGATGGGCGAACTCCACCTCCCGGTGTTCTTCCCGACGTTCTGGGGCCGTGTGGACGCCGTGCCGGAGACCAAGGATCTCACGCTCACCGTTCTAAAGACGTTCGGGGTCACGCCAGACCTCACGACACTCATGGGCGATGTGGACGGCAAGCCGATGACGCTGCGCCACCCGTTGGCGGTGCGGACCGGCGCCGTATGGAACCTCTCGCCTTGCTGGGCCAAAGTGGTGTCACCGGCCAGGGAAAGCGTGCACGGGAAATGACGATCCTGTTGGCAACCAGTAATCCGGCGAAACAGCAGGCGCTGCGAACCCTGCTGTGCGGCCTGTCTTTCACCATCGTCACGCCCGCCGAGATCGGATTGGTCGAACCCGGCGTGAGCGAGGATCGGGCCACGCATCGGGAGAACGCCGAGGACAAGGCGGCGGCCCACGCCCGCGCGGCCGGCATTTTGTCCATTGCCAGCGACGGCGGGTTGGAAATTCCCGCGTTGGGCGCGCTTTGGGACGGATTGCGGACGCGGCGATTCGCGGGGCCGGCCGATGCGGATCGCATTGCTGCCCTGCTGGGCATGCTGGATGGTTTACACGGGGAGGCACGCGCCGCGCGGATGCACGAGGCGGTGGCCGTCTCCTCTCCGAGCGGACCGGTGGCGTCGGTCGAACGCGCCGGACCGTGGGGGAGGCTGGCGGAACAGGCGGACCACAGGGCATCACCGGGGTTCTGGATCCCCGCGCTCTACCTGTATCCACCGCGCTGGCAGTCGGAATGGGACCTCACGTCGGAAGAACGTGCCGGGCTGAGAACCGCCTGGGATGAAGTGGGCATCGACCTGCGTCCCGCGCTCAGATGTTATCTCAATGGCCGCGCGTGCTAACATGGCTCCGTAGCCCCGCGCGGGGCTTCAAAATGCGCCGCGATGCGGATCGTGGTTCTCGATGCAGCCCGTGGCGATGATTTCGGCGCGGTATCGGTCTATCCCAACCTTGTTGGAAAGGATACGTTATGCACTCCACTTTCAGGACGGTATCCCTGGCTGCGCTCGCGGCCGTTCTACTGGGCGGCTGCGGCGGAGGGTCGGTAACCCCTGGGCAGGGCGCCAGCGGAGGTCTCGGAACACCGGGCACCGGAACGGGCAACCCTGACGCCACCCTTGTCTTTCGCCTGCGCGGATCGTCAATCGGAGATTTTGAGGCGACCGATGTGAAGGCGACGGTCAACGTGCTCGGATTCCAGGTACAGGGCTCCGCTTCGTCTGGACCGGCGACAGGCCGCGTTCTCCGCGTCACCACGGTGCGCTTCAACGGGTTGCCGGTCGCCAATCACGATTATGTCGTCGGTGGAACAGACGTAGATGGCGTGGTTATGCAGTACAACGAGAAGGACCAGCAGACATCGGTAACCAAGGTCTGGAACGGCTCCTCGGGCACGATCCACGTTTCCCGCGTTTCCAGCGACCACGTGGACGCAACGTTCAACGCCACGCTGGATCCGGCGCAGAACGCACAGACGTCGGTGACGGCTTCGGGCGGCGAGATCCACGTCAAGTATCAGTAGGACCGAGGAAACCGATGAGGATATTGAGCTATCTGGCGCTCGCCGCGTCTTGTGCGGTGGCGGG is from Armatimonadota bacterium and encodes:
- a CDS encoding redoxin domain-containing protein, with translation MNPKYFLIFALAVVLATIGVTVGSQRIRRWGPHSWSAQLKANAPAASKGTAGLIINGPMPNFALYDTTGDRHALKDARGKIVVLLVQGNRCPCSESYVPRINAINRDYRPRGVEVWAFNPNQNETETETRAFARRQHCEYLVAYDRGFVAAGALHAACTTEAWIVDRQGILRYHGRVDDNIFEPKKVKVSDLRNALDDLLANRPVAVPETRAYACSVRRLGA
- the udk gene encoding uridine kinase yields the protein MQPRQNIVVGIAGGTGSGKTTLARAIRARLAPHQPLLLHQDSYYKDTGACTEEEKERTNFDHPDAFDTALLVEHLAALKAGRAVHHPVYDFSRHARSGYTKVEPAPIILLEGILILAEPALRAIIDVPLFVDTPDDIRFMRRLRRDIQSRGRSLDSVYRQYLSTVRPMHLQFVEPSKQFARLIVPEGGHNEMAVDVVTSYIQRTVAPRAGER
- a CDS encoding N-6 DNA methylase, with the translated sequence MPPRAPTRRAPFRGELPASDIVRQYASTEDAAPIAVALYEEALRRILAVARQQEVAEPPHPAYGPLAQIAVNALALYPVSLDEAVPGALNPEWLEEFHRLSRPDADHKRHGRWYTPRPIARYMARRALEMAALRRPMDNITVLDPACGCGALLVPVFEEVVAFHRRREPRAKAPDVVRHSLEHIIAADVDPRALETALIRLNIAAERLAGERIHAAPQTYCGDTLTVRPAAIAPEGVDVVVMNPPYLGNRYFASLKNPEKARIALRKAFGWNDDLYAHFLHRAWDWLRPGGCVCAITSDTFLTIASKARTRDTLRTHALREIVRVPASAFAASVNTCITLAVRAEPELFDTIDYVDAREAPEEAWETLETEPPPKGVERLHVPAQAYADPTIPFFRPTPRAVDLYNRYFAETGSESRVPSDDPYTRHPAPGTQPPHLCRLGEVAPAKDCGINSGNVRHRIFFIQEAPGLRKLIQGRQLERYIVRWDSPNAQYKWVDIDYQPDPERRGQGRGGRESPHAETWGFRGELGQSPPAERLFLRQTEDDLFAAYLRQSDDDPVYTDNTLHTLLLTDAGRALGLTYHYLLGLLNSAFLNELYHLLSQEEGRAQAQVKVAYVNRLPIAVPTAEQREEVEHWVYQAIEAQEMGQPITAIQWQLDTLVAGLYQG
- a CDS encoding 2-oxoisovalerate dehydrogenase, with translation MNELVFLVEEAPEGGFTARALGESIFTEADTLDEIPARVRDAVRCHFEPGAEPRVLRLHHVRDEVIAA
- a CDS encoding type II toxin-antitoxin system HicA family toxin encodes the protein MRLPRDLSGSGLAFGLQRLGYTATRQTGSHLRLTTQRNGEHHVTVPLHGALRVGTIAGILSDVAAHFGLTRDEISERIFGN
- a CDS encoding metallophosphoesterase; the protein is MVRIVLTSDNHLNAYYAKMGPAVLAERRKRIRERWREAVNYALNHDCQLFLQAGDLFDMPDPRTTELVAVAQDFRRLHEAGIQVYCIGGTHDVHRMSTTGVLALRIYHEVGHAHVFTSAENPAPVVKEIEGVRIAVGGLSVSHTFGRGDDPLKDVVYEADADFKILLMHYGVEGTIHPDATEPILSKDSLSKIGVDLVGVGHVHDFNRFILGKTTVLVPGSTERHTFGEKTVHPGFYYLEVDRKGLQKVEHVDIVPQQMKEEVVKTTELPNDDPTEGLKARIREVSHPDQLLKVVLAGPMSGESFHKLRLRDAYAVGADSNFYFDLDSRGLHVSEGPRLAPDDAGSASISQRQEIADVAHELMRIAPTEEEKALYQEARDRILATYT
- a CDS encoding cupin domain-containing protein, with translation MEDFEFEADAIYADPEMADAEFFDWGARKTLVNAKAMAGAELTFALVWVLPGQEDPLHQHPNAEMVGHVVGGECEFQVGDALFHLTAGDTIRVPRGVPHQATCTGWEPLRMIVAQSSPMVETVPVTE
- a CDS encoding GH116 family glycosyl-hydrolase; protein product: MKRLAAITLLLGIAVAARASYDANTGWIVNEHWNSGVPLGGIGVGKVEIYPDGWFGRATINHNWDRPTKALAGALAIVSVTDGRQRVQRTLRMAAAANAYKDRIPNVFKVSYRGTFPSAELMFRDPALPVKVDLHAWSSLIPNNAKDSSLPVAHLDYTVGNPTSRAVKVTLALGWPNYLGYGGRQGNGEWASLAGNHEIPADAGAARGLLFKTRQSYKTQRQNVVGEYFMGVVNPDETLQQMPTFDPHACPIAQVLPKRIVVATTSSVPVVAEPCGAVAVTVDLKPGEAKTVPFIIAWAMPTHRVTHRIIAGYDRPARDDTNVNLMLDGDPATRWTTARAMRPGDAVEIDLAEPRALGFLTLDAKASPNDYPHGYRVETSNGGAWTLDARAGAAATAKSVRDGVLKIDLRGITAKRVRVTNTGLDGFYYWSIHELGLTDLDGRRVPLTNRIVHVFLSKPIYKDQTSNLGHYWQNSFRNVTEIASYAAGNAARLWRETREWQKLIENSNLPVWFKRQMLNSAFPAFSNTVLTKDGRFSVLESPVDMGGALGTMDQRMAAHALWIQFFSRQDRKELDMYAHAQGLTPQNDGRITHFVGNVHETLGDPNVGYGVTDWPDLSASWIMQTLKEYRWTGDTAFLKRNLPHIEKAVAFLKAADRDGDGIPEGGSTYDYEHLPPGAFIYTASCTLGALQAAIAAERHVGNARKAAAYEKQFKAVQVATIKRLWTGDHFRKWAAPDGQKVENTFVASLAGDWLAQLCGLPRTLPLKIVNAEVSSLLSRHLWAFQPVPPMEVQPDGSIFKSTCFVIQHQAYLGDEAIYQGYPDDGMEMQRRVYEITWEMNRSPWDESLIYEAPGGKKGGLVCYMTCPATWHTLNALTGASLDIPNRTLYLAPHIPKGMGELHLPVFFPTFWGRVDAVPETKDLTLTVLKTFGVTPDLTTLMGDVDGKPMTLRHPLAVRTGAVWNLSPCWAKVVSPARESVHGK
- a CDS encoding non-canonical purine NTP pyrophosphatase, with translation MTILLATSNPAKQQALRTLLCGLSFTIVTPAEIGLVEPGVSEDRATHRENAEDKAAAHARAAGILSIASDGGLEIPALGALWDGLRTRRFAGPADADRIAALLGMLDGLHGEARAARMHEAVAVSSPSGPVASVERAGPWGRLAEQADHRASPGFWIPALYLYPPRWQSEWDLTSEERAGLRTAWDEVGIDLRPALRCYLNGRAC